One part of the Desulfobacterales bacterium genome encodes these proteins:
- the holB gene encoding DNA polymerase III subunit delta': MITKVVFDFDSLIGQDRASWIIRSILKKKAIPNAFLFTGKKGIGKSTVAKLISMACNCLEQEYTPCCNCKSCKKIQSGNHPDIITVEPEPSPSSPDSFSIRVDKIRDICSVIELKPFEGKFRVIIIEDAHYMNPQASNVLLKSLEEPPPSTFFILCAHSSSLLLPTIVSRCRHIRFNPIDNKKIQDFLLKNYDIDENSAFLISIMCDGSISTALEMMKNNFINFRAFFLEQLHEFNFEKIGYILSFAESVSKNKKHVAYALDILSSWIRDLIIIRYSREKIINKDIENKLISLYENEKIEGLLNKLEKILVLKRNLSSSINLRLNIESMLFNLARK; encoded by the coding sequence TTGATTACTAAAGTGGTATTTGACTTTGATTCGTTAATAGGCCAAGATAGAGCTTCATGGATTATTCGGTCAATTTTAAAAAAGAAAGCTATTCCCAATGCCTTTCTTTTCACAGGAAAAAAAGGCATTGGAAAATCTACTGTTGCAAAATTAATTTCTATGGCCTGCAATTGTTTGGAACAAGAGTATACACCCTGCTGTAATTGTAAATCATGCAAAAAGATTCAGTCAGGCAATCATCCGGATATTATTACTGTCGAACCTGAGCCTTCTCCGAGTAGTCCTGACTCTTTTTCTATTAGAGTCGATAAAATAAGGGATATTTGTAGCGTAATTGAATTAAAGCCATTTGAAGGTAAGTTTAGGGTTATTATTATAGAGGATGCACATTATATGAATCCTCAAGCAAGCAATGTTTTATTAAAATCCCTTGAAGAACCGCCTCCAAGCACATTTTTTATTCTTTGCGCTCATTCTTCTTCCTTACTTCTTCCAACTATAGTTTCAAGATGCAGGCATATACGATTTAACCCAATTGATAATAAAAAAATACAAGATTTTCTTTTAAAAAACTATGATATTGATGAAAATTCAGCCTTTTTAATTTCTATTATGTGTGATGGCAGTATATCTACTGCATTGGAAATGATGAAAAATAATTTTATAAACTTTAGAGCTTTTTTTCTTGAGCAGTTACATGAATTTAATTTTGAAAAAATAGGCTACATACTTTCATTTGCTGAGTCTGTATCAAAAAATAAAAAACATGTTGCTTATGCTTTAGATATACTATCCTCTTGGATTAGGGATTTGATAATAATAAGATATTCAAGGGAAAAAATTATTAATAAGGATATTGAGAATAAGCTTATAAGTTTATACGAAAATGAAAAGATTGAAGGCCTTCTTAATAAATTGGAAAAAATTTTGGTTTTAAAGAGAAATTTATCATCAAGTATCAACTTACGATTAAACATTGAATCAATGCTTTTTAATCTTGCACGAAAGTAA
- a CDS encoding integration host factor subunit beta, with translation MNKLELITELKNQADISKSDATVVVETFFETISNALGKKERVEIRGLCSFYIKKYKSYTGRNPKTGDKVHIKAKKLPFFKCGKELRERVDY, from the coding sequence ATGAATAAATTAGAGTTAATTACTGAACTTAAAAATCAAGCGGATATTTCGAAAAGTGATGCTACAGTGGTTGTAGAAACTTTCTTTGAAACAATATCTAATGCTTTAGGTAAAAAAGAAAGAGTTGAGATAAGAGGTTTATGTAGTTTTTATATAAAAAAATATAAAAGCTACACAGGTAGGAATCCAAAAACAGGGGACAAAGTCCATATTAAAGCAAAAAAATTACCTTTTTTTAAATGCGGTAAAGAATTAAGGGAAAGAGTTGATTACTAA
- a CDS encoding LPS-assembly protein LptD translates to MLKKYIIFFFVFIGISKLVFAEPLIMDGKILESWHISADNISYNLNSDDYIANGNVTISKTDLIFKADYICFNNVTKIATAKGNVLISFKDDVLTGESMEFDLKTETGTIFSGNIILKPDNFVIKGDKILKTGKQSYEIQKARISSCEGEHPDWEITGKEVSVTIEGYGFVTHGALWVKHIPIFYSPLIFFPVKVERQTGLLSPNFGYSDRNGIEFSIPLFVAINKNSDATIYEEYMSERGNKIGLEYRNFFAKDSKTIFLFDFLHDKKIDNNNSDKWGYTDDDVLRTNSNRQWFRAKGDIGLPLDFLGRFDIDFVSDQDYLHEFRDGESGFDKTEQTFIKNFGRGLACYDDPFRNNGITITKNFEKSVLNIESIWFDNYYEKNQSDALSSIYKLPSIKYNAINQKLFNSLYVRLNSDYTFFYIKDDVNVQRIDINPVFYAPIKFKHYLTVEPSVSLRETAWYIEQDYNDAFQENKLHREIIDFGITANTNFFKIYKGNKSDAIKHLIKPEITYYYSPKIKNEVHPELDYTDVLYRKNKIAYSLSNILISKYRNASFDSITSDDTKLPDFYYNQFLTFKFKQEYDIDTVEDDERFSPLYFELLFAFNQLLSVSSDASWSIYGDGLISHNTSFIMQDERDNKLITEYRYTKEYSESLNNRLILALSEQISSEFYHELNMLDSKTLKWGVGLTYKSKCWAVTTTYKSDLEDKRFSIFVYLEGLGGVGAGAPQL, encoded by the coding sequence ATGTTAAAAAAATATATAATATTTTTTTTTGTTTTCATAGGTATATCAAAACTTGTTTTTGCTGAGCCACTTATAATGGATGGAAAAATCCTTGAATCGTGGCATATTTCTGCTGATAACATAAGTTATAACCTTAACAGTGATGACTATATAGCAAATGGAAATGTAACAATAAGCAAAACGGATTTGATTTTCAAGGCAGATTATATTTGCTTTAATAATGTAACAAAAATAGCTACAGCAAAAGGAAATGTTCTAATATCTTTTAAGGATGATGTTCTTACAGGGGAGTCAATGGAATTTGACCTTAAAACAGAAACAGGCACAATTTTTTCTGGGAATATTATACTTAAACCAGATAATTTTGTTATTAAAGGTGATAAAATTCTTAAGACTGGAAAACAAAGTTATGAAATACAAAAAGCGAGAATATCATCATGCGAAGGTGAACATCCAGATTGGGAAATAACAGGTAAAGAGGTAAGTGTTACAATAGAAGGCTATGGATTTGTTACTCATGGGGCTTTATGGGTTAAGCATATTCCTATTTTTTATTCTCCGTTGATTTTTTTCCCTGTAAAAGTGGAAAGACAGACAGGTCTATTATCTCCTAATTTTGGATACTCTGATAGGAACGGTATTGAATTTTCTATTCCTTTATTTGTGGCTATAAATAAAAATTCCGACGCAACAATATATGAAGAATATATGAGCGAAAGAGGTAATAAAATTGGACTTGAATATAGAAATTTTTTTGCAAAAGACTCAAAAACTATATTTTTATTTGATTTTTTGCATGATAAAAAAATAGATAATAATAATTCTGATAAGTGGGGATACACTGACGATGATGTTTTAAGAACCAATTCTAATAGACAATGGTTTAGAGCAAAGGGAGATATTGGATTACCTTTGGATTTTTTAGGTAGATTTGATATTGACTTTGTGAGCGACCAGGATTATCTCCATGAATTTAGAGACGGAGAAAGTGGTTTTGATAAAACTGAGCAAACATTTATAAAAAATTTTGGAAGGGGGCTTGCCTGCTATGATGATCCCTTCAGAAATAATGGAATTACAATTACTAAAAATTTTGAAAAATCCGTTTTAAATATTGAGTCGATATGGTTCGATAATTATTATGAAAAAAATCAAAGTGATGCGCTTTCTTCTATATATAAACTTCCTTCCATAAAATATAACGCCATAAATCAAAAATTATTTAACAGCCTTTATGTAAGGCTAAATTCAGACTATACATTTTTTTATATAAAAGATGACGTAAACGTTCAAAGGATTGATATTAACCCAGTTTTTTATGCTCCAATTAAATTTAAGCATTATTTGACTGTTGAGCCTTCGGTCAGTTTAAGGGAAACTGCTTGGTATATAGAACAAGATTATAATGACGCATTTCAAGAAAATAAGTTACATAGGGAAATAATTGATTTTGGAATAACAGCGAATACAAATTTTTTTAAAATTTATAAAGGAAATAAGTCAGATGCTATTAAACATTTGATTAAGCCTGAAATTACATATTATTATAGCCCTAAAATAAAAAATGAAGTTCATCCTGAACTTGATTATACTGATGTACTATATAGAAAAAATAAAATTGCCTATTCTTTATCAAATATATTAATTTCAAAATATAGGAATGCTTCTTTTGATTCAATAACTTCAGATGATACAAAGCTTCCTGATTTTTATTATAATCAGTTTCTTACATTTAAATTTAAGCAGGAATATGATATAGATACAGTTGAAGATGATGAAAGATTTTCCCCTCTTTATTTTGAACTTTTATTCGCTTTTAACCAGTTGTTATCTGTATCATCTGACGCTTCTTGGTCAATTTATGGCGATGGATTGATTTCCCATAATACTTCTTTTATAATGCAGGATGAAAGAGACAATAAGCTTATTACAGAATATAGATATACAAAAGAGTATAGTGAATCTCTTAATAATCGTCTTATTTTAGCACTATCTGAGCAAATTAGTTCGGAGTTTTATCATGAATTAAATATGCTTGATTCTAAAACCCTTAAATGGGGGGTCGGATTGACATATAAGTCTAAGTGTTGGGCGGTAACTACAACTTATAAATCTGATTTAGAAGATAAAAGATTTTCAATCTTTGTTTATCTTGAAGGTCTTGGAGGTGTTGGAGCTGGAGCTCCTCAGCTTTAA
- a CDS encoding HD domain-containing protein: protein MKTIFIKNINLGEFIDDIFFLSERKISQKKDGNNYATLTLSDKTGNIKGVIWENSETILNGINAGSVVNVKGSVSEYSGSLQIIVKSLEKIPIESANPYDYLPVTNKNIDGMFERILKLIGTIQNEYLSKLLNSFFSNHDFASKFKTAPAAKKMHHAYLGGLLEHSLSTAMLVDKIGVHYNGIDRDLLLTGAILHDIGKVREFEYKFNIDYSDEGRLLSHIVIGLEIVSDKIKEIQNFPSELATKLKHLIISHHGHKEFGSPEPPKTLEALLLYYLDEIDSKINGVREFIASEDSNEKWTSYHRLMDRYFYKK, encoded by the coding sequence ATGAAAACTATTTTTATCAAAAATATTAATTTAGGTGAATTTATTGATGATATTTTCTTTTTATCAGAAAGAAAAATATCCCAAAAAAAAGATGGTAATAATTATGCAACCCTTACACTGTCTGATAAAACAGGCAATATTAAAGGAGTAATCTGGGAAAACTCTGAAACAATTCTCAATGGAATAAACGCAGGTTCTGTTGTCAATGTAAAAGGAAGTGTAAGTGAATATTCAGGATCTCTTCAAATAATAGTTAAATCCCTTGAAAAAATTCCTATAGAATCTGCTAACCCTTATGATTATCTGCCTGTAACAAATAAAAATATTGACGGAATGTTTGAAAGAATACTAAAGCTTATTGGAACAATACAAAATGAATATTTATCTAAACTTTTAAATTCTTTTTTTTCTAATCATGATTTTGCATCAAAATTTAAAACAGCTCCAGCAGCAAAAAAAATGCACCATGCTTATCTTGGGGGCCTACTTGAACATTCCCTTTCTACAGCTATGCTTGTTGATAAAATAGGCGTTCATTATAATGGCATAGATCGAGACCTTTTGCTTACAGGTGCTATACTTCATGATATTGGCAAAGTAAGGGAGTTTGAATACAAATTCAACATAGACTATTCTGATGAAGGCAGACTTCTTAGCCATATAGTAATAGGTTTAGAAATAGTTAGTGACAAAATAAAAGAGATTCAAAATTTTCCGTCCGAACTTGCTACAAAACTTAAACATCTAATTATAAGCCATCATGGTCATAAAGAATTTGGATCCCCTGAACCTCCAAAAACACTTGAAGCCCTTCTACTTTACTATCTTGATGAAATTGATTCAAAAATAAATGGAGTACGCGAATTTATAGCATCAGAAGATTCAAATGAAAAATGGACTTCTTATCATAGGCTTATGGATAGATATTTTTATAAAAAATAA